The genomic DNA TTTGCATGGCCAGCCGCCCCGGCGCTGCTATTCCAACGGTCTGGCGTGGCGATGGCGCTTGCGCTTGTCATCGGCATTGCCTGCCTGTTCTGGGCTATGGCAACGCTTGTTCCTGCCAGCGGCGAGGGGTTCTATGCGGTGCTCTCCCACGTCACGCTTGTGGCGATCTTTCTGCCTGCCTTCATGCTGCCACTGGCGGCGATCGCCATCGGGCTGAGCCGTTACTGGCGCGAAGTCGGGGGCGGGCGTGTGCGCATTGCCCATCTAAGGGATGCCATGCATAGCGCCGTTACCATGCGCAATCTGTCTGGCGGTCAGGGCCAAGGCTGCAATTTCGAGGCAGAAGACCGTTTCTCTAACGCGCGCCGCCATGCGCATCAGGCGGTGATGTGGGGCTTCTTGTTGTGTTTTGCGTCCACATGCACTGGCACGGTGTTGCATTACGGCTTTGCCATCGAGGCGCCGTATGCGCTGCTTTCCTTGCCTAAACTCCTCGGTGTCCCGGGCGGCCTGCTACTGACGATCGGGAGCGCGGCACTCATCTGGCTCAAATTGCAGGCAGACCCCAAACTGGGCGCGCCCTCTGCGTGGGGTGCGGAGATGGCCTTTGTCCTGCTGCTGGGATTGACCGGGCTCACCGGCCTTCTGCTCTTTGCGGCGACCGGGACAGGCGCAGTACCGGCTCTGCTGGCCATCCATCTTGGTGCGGTTTTGGCGCTCTTTCTCAGTATGCCCTACTCCAAGATGGTCCACGGGTTCTACCGTATGGCAGCCTTGGTCCGGGATGCTCAGAACAAAGACGTCAAACTCTGAGGCATATCGTCGGCCTTCGCTCTTGCGAGCGAGTTCCATTCGCTTGTCGGCGGATACCAGTGATGCAAGCGGTGTCTTCGCCGGACACCGCATGATCTCGGGGGGCGTTCTCGCACCTTTTCCTATGAGAACGTCCAACCACCGCTGCTTGCGGCAACAAGGGATCGCCACGGTTGCGCGTGGTGCGCAGTAGTGATTGAGAACAGCATCACATATCGTCCTCACGTCTTGCGGCTACTAGTCCACGGCACCATGGCCTCGCCGCCTTGCGCCCAGGCTTCCTGCGCGGCAGTCTCGACAGCACAGGACCTGACTGCGCGCAACCGTGCCAGCGCGGCATCCGGCGTCTCGCCTGCCTCAATCATCAATCGCAGCGCGACCATACCCGACCGCCCACAGCCACCCCGGCAATGGATCAGGACACGACCACCACCAGAAAGCGCAGCCAGTGCTGCGCGGCTCGCCGCTTGCCACGCCTCTTGCTGGTCCCGGTTCGGCGTGCCGAAATCCTCGACCGGCAGATGCACCCAACGCGACCCCATATCTTGTACATCCTGACCGAAATCGCCCGCCCCCTCGGCCTGCATCTCGGCCATAGTGGTCATGGAGATGACCAAGGCTGGCCGCCAATCGCGCAGATGCGCCAAGTCAGCTGCATAGTCATCCGAGCGCCCCGGCAGAGGGGCGAGGGCCAATATCCCCCCCGCGACCGGCAACGCGTAGATAACAAACCCGGTCATCCGCTCAGCCGCGCATCACAACCGCGCCGCGCCGAACGTATCGCATTGCTGCACCTGCCCGCTCTCGTAGCCGGTGGCGAACCAATGCGCCCGCTGCTGTGACGTGCCGTGGGTAAAGGTATGCGGCTGTGGCACGCGTCCCGCGCTCTTTTGCAGATGGTCATCGCCGATCTTGCGCGCCGCGTTCAGCGCCTCCTCAATATCACCCGGTTCCAGCAGGCCCTCGACATGGCTCGCCCAGACACCTGACAGGCAATCGGCCTGCAACTCCAACCGCACTGTCAGCGCATTGGCCTGCGTTTGGCTCGCGGCCTGCCTGCGTGCGTTCACCTCGGGCAGAATGCCCAGCTCGTTCTGGACGTGATGCGCAACCTCATGAGCGATCACGTAGGCAGCAGCAAAGTCCCCGCGCGCACCCAGACGGCGTGACAGGGTCACGAAAAAGTCTGTGTCCAAATAGGCTTTGCTGTCCGCCGGACAGTAGAATGGTCCCGTCGCGCCAGAGGCACCACCACACGGGCTGCGCGTCGCACCAGAAAACAGAACCAGCACCGGCGGGTCGTATTCCAGCCCCAGCTGTTCGGCAAAGACATTCTCCCAGACCGTTTCCGTTGTCGCCAACACGCGCGAGGCAAATTGCGCGGCCTGTTCTTCTTCAGCAGTCAACTCACGCGGCGCGCTGCTCTCGTTAGTCGGTGCGGTGCCCTGCAACAGCGGAGTGACGTCAATCCCGGCGAAGTAGCCGATTGCCAGTACCACCAGCAATCCGACACCACCGATCCCGCCTGCGGCACGTCCACCTCCGCGCGCACCAGAGCGGCGTCTGTCCTCTACATTCCGGCTGCCGCGCACCCCCTTAACCGCATCATTCATTCCCTTCGCTGTACAATCGAGACGACTATACCGACCGCCACATCAAAGACAAAAGCAATTGCAGCAGCGATCGGTTCCCAGTTGTGCGTGATGGCGCCCGACCTGCCGTCAGGCAACCATACCAAGGGTTCAGCCGTCGCCCTCCACCACTTGTCCGGGATGCGCCTCGGCCCAGCCAGCCAGAAAATCGGCCATCGCTTCGTCCCCGACTTCCCGCAACGCCCAACGTGGCAGGGCGACGCCCTCTTCCAATGCCATCCGTGCGCAGGCGACATGATCGCGATCCGCAGGCTTGGCCGGCTTTTCCGATCCATGCAGAATCGCGCCCAGCAACTTGCCGCCATAATCGTTCACATGGCTCAGATCGGGTTTGAGCGACAGAAGATAGCCCATCACTTCAGGCAGACCTTCCCATCCCGCGATCTGCACCGGCGTGACGCCCAGCGCTGCTGGCTTGTCATACTCCACCCCCAGCGCCACAAGGCGCCGGATATGGCCCAGCACGTCGGGAAAGGCGATAATCTCGCGGATGATATCACGGTAAAGCATCGGCAGACCGGCGGGATCAATAAATTCGCCCGGACTATCCTGCCCCTCGGCGGCGGCGGCCATCAGTTGCTCGTCACGGCTCAGAGGTGGCATAGGTCCGGCTGCCTCGATCGCGGCCTTCAACGCGGCATTGCCATAGACACAGGCTGCGCCATAGGCACTGGCACCATCCTGTACATGCGCGGGATCGGCCCCAGCCTCCAGCAAAGCTGCGATCACGCCCTTGCCACAACGTCGTATCGCCGCATGGTGCAACGCCCGGTCGATCTGATCATCAGCCCCCGCCGCCAGAATCATGCGCACAGCCTCTGGATCGTCGAAATCCATCGCCCGCAACAACGCATTCGTGCCGCGCGGGTCCGCCCCGTGCGCCAGCAACATCTCCAGCCCCTCGCAGTGTCCCAGTTCCGTCGCATGGTAGAGGGATTCGCCGTCATTGGGGTCCGCGCCCTGCTCCAGCAACCAACGCGCCAGCGGCATGTTTCGCGCATGGCTCAATGCGCCGTAGAGTGCGGACAGCGGATGATCGACGCCTTCTTGCACCGGAACCGCGTCATTCACATCCGCACCATGCGCGACCAGCATCTCGGCAATGGCGAACATATCCACCGCCTTGTCAGGGGCGGCGACGATATGGCGCGAAAATGTCAGGTGCAGGATCGGCGTGCGGGGACCACTGGGCCAGACGGCCAGCGTTGGATCATCAACCAGCGCCGCCGCAACCGCCGCGCGATCATAGAGGGCGATTTGCGCCCCCAGATCGCCATCCGCCAGATCGGGCGTCGCTTCCAGCAATTGCTGAACGATCCAGTGCTGACCCTGCATCAACGCTGCGCGCAGTCGTGCCTGACGCTGCGCACGGCTCAACCCGATCGTCTCATCTGCCCATTTCAGCTTGGGCCAACTGGGAAAGCCCTGCTCGCGTGCAATCACATGCAGAAAATCAGCATGTTTCAAATCACCTGTGCCGCGCGGTACAGCGGCACGTAGCCGGGCAATCGCCGCTGGCGCACCTGCCTCATAGGCGCGGCGCAGCACTTTGGCCCGGCGTCGCAACGCATCCAGCGTGGATGCAGGTGTATCGGGGATATTGCTCATCGGTTTCTCCTCATGCGCCCGGCGGTCCGCTATGCTGGGCAGAGAAATCCGAAAAGATCGGTTTCTGAAGTGATATCGAGATGTGCCATGCACTTTCCGCGGACCCGGATGCCCTCTCGTCAGGCGCGCTCCGCCTACATGACCGCGCGCACGATCACAAGACCATTGCCCCTCGCCAAGCTGGCTCAATGTTCTATATTTTCGTCATGAGTGACAAAAAAGACAACGGTGAGAACCGCACAGATTGGGCCGAAACGCGCACAGACTGGGCCGAGGATCGTACCATCATGGCCAACGAGCGTACGTTCAATTCCTGGATGGGGCTCGGATTGGGGTCTGTCGGCGTGGCCATCGCACTCAAGGCAGTCTTTGGTGATTTTGAACCGACATGGGCGGCCAAGCTCGTGGCATCACTTTTTCTGGCAATCGCCATCATCATCTACTGGATCGCGCGTCGACAATCGCAAAAGACCCAGAAGCGGCTTAATGGATGTGACGCCGAACCATTGCCCAGCGCCCATTTCACCTATCTGGTCATCATTACCACAACGGCAACGATCGCGGTGGGTGCAGTGCTTTGGGGGCTTTAGCCAGAGCCGATGGACAGCACCGCGCATTTGGTGGACCTCGGGGCGCGCGCCGATTACTCTTTGGCTTCTGATTTGATTCCTCCCACGCGCAGGTACACATGACCGACACCCCAACAACCGGCTACCGCGTTCTGGCCCGCAAGTACCGGCCAGAAACCTTCGCCGATCTGGTCGGGCAGGACGCAATGGTGCGCACGCTGAAAAACGCGTTCGAGGCCGATCGCATCGCGCAGGCATTTATCATGACCGGCATCCGTGGCACCGGCAAAACCACCACCGCGCGGATCATCGCCAAAGGGATCAACTGTATTGGCCCGGACGGCAACGGCGGCCCCACGACCGAACCCTGCGGCGTGTGCGAACATTGCACCGCGATCATGGAAGGCCGCCACGTCGACGTGCTGGAAATGGACGCCGCGTCGCGTACCGGCGTCGGTGACATCCGCGAAATCATCGACTCGGTCGCGTATCGCGCCGCTTCTGCGCGCTACAAAATATACATCATCGACGAAGTGCATATGCTCAGCACGTCAGCCTTCAACGCGCTGCTGAAAACCCTTGAAGAGCCACCGGAACACGTCAAATTCATCTTTGCCACGACCGAGATTCGCAAAGTGCCCGTGACCGTTCTCAGTCGGTGCCAGCGCTTCGACCTGCGCCGGATCGAACCCGAGGTGATGATCGCATTGATGCGCAAGATTGCGGCATCTGAAGGCGCCGACATCACCGATGACGCCCTCGCCCTGATCACTCGCGCCGCCGAAGGGTCGGCCCGTGATGCAACCTCACTGCTGGATCAAGCGATCAGCCACGGCGCAGGAGAGACCACCGCCGATCAGGTTCGCGCCATGCTGGGACTGGCGGATCGGGGTCGCGTGCTCGATCTCTTTGATCTGATCATGAAGGGCGATGCCGCCGGCGCGCTGACCGAACTGGGCGCGCAGTATGCCGAAGGCGCTGACCCGGTCGCAGTGCTGCGCGATCTGGCCGAGATCACCCACTGGATCAGCGTCGTCAAAATCACGCCCGAAGCCGCCGAAGACCCCACCATCAGCCCTGATGAGCGTATGCGCGGCACACAAATGGCGGAAACGCTGCCAATGCGGATTATGAGCCGCATGTGGCAAATGCTGCTAAAGGCGCTGGAGGAAGTGTCGGATGCGCCCAACGCGATGATGGCTGCCGAGATGGCCGTCATCCGCCTGACCCATGTCGCCGACCTGCCCAGCCCGGACGAACTGCTGCGCAAATTGCAGGACACTCCGCCACCGCCCTCATCCGCCGGTCCCGCGCCAAGACAAGGCGGCAATGGCACATCCTCCACCTCGGCCCACGCAACGTCATCTCTGTCAGCAACGCAGAACCATCCCGCAGGTGGTCAGCCCGGCGCTGGTCAGACACTGGCGCTGGCCGCAGATCAGGCATTGGCGCATTATCCGACCTTCACGCATGTCGTTGACCTGATCCGCGCCAACCGCGACGTGAAACTGCTGGTCGAGGTTGAAACCTGCCTGCGTCTGGCCGCCTACCAACCGGGCCGGATTGAATTCGTACCAGCCGAGAATGCTCCCGCCGACCTCGCCCATCGGCTTGGCAGCGCGCTGCAACGATGGACCGGCAACCGCTGGGCCGTCAGTATCGTGAACGAGGGCGGTGCCGACACAATCGCAGAAACCCGCGATTCAGCTGATCTCGCGCTCAAGACCCAAGCCCAGGAACACCCCTTGGTGCAGGCGGTGATGTCTGTCTTTCCCAGCGCGCAAATCCTTAGCATCCGCACGCCAGAGGATCTGGTGCAACAGGCCAGCGCCGAAGCCCTGCCCGAAGTGGACGAGGAGTGGGATCCATTCGAAGAGGATTGATCGCCGCCGCACTCGGCTCCCTGCCCGGTGCCGCACTGGCAGAGGTTTGCGCCAACGAACGCCCCGACTGGACCGGCGTGCCCGTCTCTGCGTGGGCAGAGGCACTGGCGCTCTTCTCCACCCCTGCCGCGCTCTTTTTGCTGGCCGCGTCGGCAGTCGCGGTGATGTTGCGCCATCAATGGGGGGCTTTGGCGGTCTGCGTACTCTGGTCGTTCCTGACAATGGCCGTCACGATGTTCGACACGGATATGCGCGCCAGCGCCATGACAGAGGGCTGCATCGGCACACCGATCGTCTTTATCGTGGCCATCGCATCACTTTGCGTCGCGATGATCCTATATACCGGCCGCCCGACATCCGACAACTGACACAAATCCGCTTTCAATGTTCCTAAAATATTCCGGCGCAACGGTCCGGCGCCACAGGGTCCGCCCCTTGTACGTGTCCCCTGCCCCACGTATCTAGAACAGCAACACACACACCACCCAACCGGAGTAGACACATGTTCAAGGGACTGGGCCAAATGGGCGACATGGCCAAGATGATGAAGGCCGCGCAGGAAATGCAGGGCAAGATGGCCGCACTGCAAGAAGAAATGCACATTCTCACTGTCACCGGCGAAAGCGGCGCAGGTCTGGTCAAGGCCGTCGCCACCTGCAAGGGCGAGTTGAAAAGTCTCGACATCGACCCCAGCATCTTTTCCAGCGACGACAAGGAAGTGGTGGAAGACCTGATTCTGGCCGCGATCAAGGACGCCCAGGGCAAAGCATCTGACCGCGCCCAGGAAGAGATGGGCAAACTGACCGAAGGCATGGGG from Roseovarius pelagicus includes the following:
- a CDS encoding ankyrin repeat domain-containing protein encodes the protein MSNIPDTPASTLDALRRRAKVLRRAYEAGAPAAIARLRAAVPRGTGDLKHADFLHVIAREQGFPSWPKLKWADETIGLSRAQRQARLRAALMQGQHWIVQQLLEATPDLADGDLGAQIALYDRAAVAAALVDDPTLAVWPSGPRTPILHLTFSRHIVAAPDKAVDMFAIAEMLVAHGADVNDAVPVQEGVDHPLSALYGALSHARNMPLARWLLEQGADPNDGESLYHATELGHCEGLEMLLAHGADPRGTNALLRAMDFDDPEAVRMILAAGADDQIDRALHHAAIRRCGKGVIAALLEAGADPAHVQDGASAYGAACVYGNAALKAAIEAAGPMPPLSRDEQLMAAAAEGQDSPGEFIDPAGLPMLYRDIIREIIAFPDVLGHIRRLVALGVEYDKPAALGVTPVQIAGWEGLPEVMGYLLSLKPDLSHVNDYGGKLLGAILHGSEKPAKPADRDHVACARMALEEGVALPRWALREVGDEAMADFLAGWAEAHPGQVVEGDG
- a CDS encoding phosphatase domain-containing protein, which translates into the protein MTGFVIYALPVAGGILALAPLPGRSDDYAADLAHLRDWRPALVISMTTMAEMQAEGAGDFGQDVQDMGSRWVHLPVEDFGTPNRDQQEAWQAASRAALAALSGGGRVLIHCRGGCGRSGMVALRLMIEAGETPDAALARLRAVRSCAVETAAQEAWAQGGEAMVPWTSSRKT
- the tcuB gene encoding tricarballylate utilization 4Fe-4S protein TcuB, translating into MSLDTPKLAEAARQVEICNACRYCEGYCSVFPAMFKERSFASGDLTQLANLCHNCRGCYYACQYTEPHEFALNLPAALAEVRQESWERFAWPAAPALLFQRSGVAMALALVIGIACLFWAMATLVPASGEGFYAVLSHVTLVAIFLPAFMLPLAAIAIGLSRYWREVGGGRVRIAHLRDAMHSAVTMRNLSGGQGQGCNFEAEDRFSNARRHAHQAVMWGFLLCFASTCTGTVLHYGFAIEAPYALLSLPKLLGVPGGLLLTIGSAALIWLKLQADPKLGAPSAWGAEMAFVLLLGLTGLTGLLLFAATGTGAVPALLAIHLGAVLALFLSMPYSKMVHGFYRMAALVRDAQNKDVKL
- the ypfJ gene encoding KPN_02809 family neutral zinc metallopeptidase, giving the protein MNDAVKGVRGSRNVEDRRRSGARGGGRAAGGIGGVGLLVVLAIGYFAGIDVTPLLQGTAPTNESSAPRELTAEEEQAAQFASRVLATTETVWENVFAEQLGLEYDPPVLVLFSGATRSPCGGASGATGPFYCPADSKAYLDTDFFVTLSRRLGARGDFAAAYVIAHEVAHHVQNELGILPEVNARRQAASQTQANALTVRLELQADCLSGVWASHVEGLLEPGDIEEALNAARKIGDDHLQKSAGRVPQPHTFTHGTSQQRAHWFATGYESGQVQQCDTFGAARL
- a CDS encoding DUF202 domain-containing protein; protein product: MSDKKDNGENRTDWAETRTDWAEDRTIMANERTFNSWMGLGLGSVGVAIALKAVFGDFEPTWAAKLVASLFLAIAIIIYWIARRQSQKTQKRLNGCDAEPLPSAHFTYLVIITTTATIAVGAVLWGL
- a CDS encoding DNA polymerase III subunit gamma/tau, which produces MTDTPTTGYRVLARKYRPETFADLVGQDAMVRTLKNAFEADRIAQAFIMTGIRGTGKTTTARIIAKGINCIGPDGNGGPTTEPCGVCEHCTAIMEGRHVDVLEMDAASRTGVGDIREIIDSVAYRAASARYKIYIIDEVHMLSTSAFNALLKTLEEPPEHVKFIFATTEIRKVPVTVLSRCQRFDLRRIEPEVMIALMRKIAASEGADITDDALALITRAAEGSARDATSLLDQAISHGAGETTADQVRAMLGLADRGRVLDLFDLIMKGDAAGALTELGAQYAEGADPVAVLRDLAEITHWISVVKITPEAAEDPTISPDERMRGTQMAETLPMRIMSRMWQMLLKALEEVSDAPNAMMAAEMAVIRLTHVADLPSPDELLRKLQDTPPPPSSAGPAPRQGGNGTSSTSAHATSSLSATQNHPAGGQPGAGQTLALAADQALAHYPTFTHVVDLIRANRDVKLLVEVETCLRLAAYQPGRIEFVPAENAPADLAHRLGSALQRWTGNRWAVSIVNEGGADTIAETRDSADLALKTQAQEHPLVQAVMSVFPSAQILSIRTPEDLVQQASAEALPEVDEEWDPFEED
- a CDS encoding YbaB/EbfC family nucleoid-associated protein; protein product: MFKGLGQMGDMAKMMKAAQEMQGKMAALQEEMHILTVTGESGAGLVKAVATCKGELKSLDIDPSIFSSDDKEVVEDLILAAIKDAQGKASDRAQEEMGKLTEGMGLPKDMKLPF